The Nitrospiraceae bacterium genome includes the window GAAAGCGCAGCAGAGCGCCGACAAAAAACGCCGTTCCTATACCCATAATGGCGGTCAACTGTGGCCACACCACGTCCACACCGGCGCCCCGGTACAGGATCGCCTGCGCCAAAGCCGTAAAATGCGTGGTCGGCGCGGCCAGCATGATGTTCTGCACGATCTCCGGCATGCTCTCGCGTGGCGTGATCCCGCCGGACAACATTTGCAACGGCAGGACCACGAGAATCATCAGCAATCCGAACTGCGGCATGGAGCGGGCGACCGTGGCCAGGAGAATGCCCATCGAGGTCGTGGAAAACAGGTGGAGCATGGCGCCGAACAGGAACAAGGGGACGGAACCGACGATGGGAACGCCCAAAGCCCCTTGCACGACAAACCGCAAGGACAGCGCGGCACAGACGAGCACGACGAGGCCGTTCGCCCACACCTTGGCCGCCATGACCTCAAAAGGGATGAGGGGCATGACCAGCAGATGCTCGAGTGTGCCGTGTTC containing:
- a CDS encoding ABC transporter permease; this encodes VKFNPNLNGIWFGGVMEIISQVTMLSIILTGAALIREREHGTLEHLLVMPLIPFEVMAAKVWANGLVVLVCAALSLRFVVQGALGVPIVGSVPLFLFGAMLHLFSTTSMGILLATVARSMPQFGLLMILVVLPLQMLSGGITPRESMPEIVQNIMLAAPTTHFTALAQAILYRGAGVDVVWPQLTAIMGIGTAFFVGALLRFRASLASQS